TCGTGAGAACCCTGAGGTTATAGAGTATTTAAATGCCGAGAATAACTATACCAAAGCCTTAATGGCGCATACTGAAGATTTTCAAAAGGATTTATTTGAAGAAATGAAGGGGCGAATTAAGGAAGACGACTCATCATTACCTTATAAATTAAACGGGTATTGGTATATTACACGTTATGAAACCGGAAAAGATTACCCTATTTATTTACGTAAAAAAGGAAGTTTAAATGCCGAAGAAGAAATTCTGTTCGATTGTAATGAAATGGCTAAAGACCAATCTTACTTTAGTTTAGGAGGGATTTCTATTAGTCCGGATAATAAAATGGCAGCGTTTTCTACAGATACAGTTAGTAGAAGGCAGTATACTGTTCAAATTAAAAACTTAGAAACAGGCAATATTTTAGCCGATAAAATTTTGAATACTACCGGAAGTGCAACATGGGCAAACGATAATAAAACATTGTTTTACACCATGAAAGATGCTGTAACGTTGCGTTCTCATAAAATATTCAAACATAAGTTAGATACCGATTCTAAAGATGATATAGAGGTTTATCACGAAGCAGATGAAACCTTCAATACCTTTGTATATAAAACAAAATCTAAAAAATATATTGTTATAGGTTCGTCTAGTACGTTGTCTTCAGAATATCAAATTTTAAGTGCAGATACTCCAGATGCTGCTTTTAAAATGTTTCAAGAAAGAACAGATGATATGGAGTATAGTATTGCACATTATGATGATGCGTTTTACGTGATTTCTAATTGTGACGATGCTACAAATTTTAAACTTTTAAAAACAAGCGAAACAGCTACTGAGAAAGAAAACTGGAAAGATTTACTACCTCATAGAGAAGCTGTTTTATTAGAAGATATCGAGATTTTCAAAGATTATTTAGTTGTTAATGAACGTGAAAATGGACTTAACAATATTAGAATAATAAGCTGGGATGGTAGCGAAGATTATTACCTGCCTTTTAATTCTGAAACTTACACATCTTACATAGGTAATAATCCTGATTTTGATAGTGATGTTATGCGTTACGGTTTTAATTCGTTAACCAACCCAAGTTCGGTAATGGATTATAATTTTAAAACTAAAACAAGCGAAGTTAAAAAGGAACAAGAGGTTTTAGGAGGAAAATTTAATAAAGAAAATTACGAATCTAAACGTATTTGGGCTACAGCTCGCGATGGTGTAAAAGTGCCAATTTCTTTAGTTTATAAAAAAGGAATTAAGCTAGATGGAACTAATCCTTTATTACAGTACGCATATGGTTCTTATGGTTCAACAACAGATCCTTCGTTTTCTACCATTCGTTTAAGTTTACTAAATCGTGGCTTTGTTTATGCTATTGCGCATATTCGAGGTGGAGAATATTTAGGACGCCATTGGTACGAAACTGGAAAGCTTTTAACCAAGAAAAACACTTTTACAGATTTTATAGATTGTTCTAAGTTTTTAATTGAAGAAAATTATACTTCAAATAAACATTTATATGCTTACGGTGGTTCGGCTGGTGGTTTATTAATGGGCGCTATTATTAATATGAATCCGGAATTGTACAACGGTGTTTTGGCTGCTGTACCATTTGTAGATGTAGTTACTACTATGTTAGACGACTCAATTCCTTTAACGACAGGAGAATATGACGAGTGGGGAAATCCAAATAACGAGGAGTATTACCATTACATGAAATCGTATTCACCATATGATAATGTAGAAGCAAAAGACTATCCGAATATACTCGTTACAACGGGTTTACACGATTCGCAAGTACAATATTGGGAGCCTGCAAAGTGGGTGGCAAAGCTTAGAGAATTGAAAACAGATAGCAATATATTATTACTGCAAACAGATATGGAATCGGGTCATGGTGGTGCTTCCGGACGTTTTGAAAGTTTGAAAGAAGTTGCGCTAGAGTACGCGTTTTTACTAGATTTAGAGGGAATTAAGCGCTAATAAAAAAAAATGTCTTATTTTTGTCAAGTTTTAAGAAGCATAGATTTGTTTAAATCGTGCAACTTGTAAATTGAATTTATGAAACACAGAAATCAAGTATTTGATAATGTATTAGAGTTAGTTGGCAATACTCCTTTAGTAAAGCTAAACAGAATTACCTCTAAGTTCGAGGGGGATTTTTACGCTAAAGTAGAATGTTTTAACCCAGGGCAATCATCAAAAGATAGAATTGCACTTTACATTATTGAAGAAGCTGAAAAGAAAGGTATTTTAAAACCAGGCGATACTATTGTAGAAACTACTTCTGGTAATACAGGTTTCAGTATTGCAATGGTAAGTATCATTAAAGGCTACGAGTGCGTGTTAGCAGTAAGTTCAAAATCTTCTCCAGATAAAATTGATATGTTGCGTACCATGGGAGCAAAGGTATATGTATGCCCAGCTCATGTTAGTGCAGACGATCCAAGATCGTACTATCAAGTTGCAAAACGTATTCACGAAGAATTAAAAGGTTCGGTTTACATCAATCAGTATTTCAATCAATTAAATATTGATGCACATTACAACTCTACAGGACCAGAAATTTGGAAACAAACAGAAGGAGAAATAACGCATTTAGTGGCGTGTAGCGGTACCGGAGGAACAATTTCGGGAACAGCAAAATATTTAAAAGAACAAAATCCAAATATTAAAGTAATAGGTGTTGATGCTTTTGGTTCGGTGATTAAAAAATACCACGAAACAAGAGAGTTCGACGAAAAAGAAATTTATCCATACCGTATAGAAGGTTTAGGTAAAAACTTAATTCCAGGTGCTACAGATTTTGATGTAATAGATCAATTTGTAAAAGTTACCGATGAGGAAAGTGCACATACCGCTAGAGAAATAGCTAGAACAGAAGGTATGTTTGTAGGTTATACTTCTGGAGCTGCAACCCAAGCTATTAAGCAATTAGGTGAACAAGGTGCGTTTAAAAAGGGAGATAAAATTGTTGTTATCTATCCAGATCATGGTTCTCGTTACATGAGTAAAGTTTACAGTGATAAATGGATGAGCGATCAAGGTTTCTTCGATTCGCAAAACGAAGCTGCTGCGGAAAGCATTCAATACATAAAATAAGAAAGCATAATATTACATTATACAGGTCCATATTTTACTAATTTGTGAAATATGGACTTTTTTTATGCACCAAAAAATCGATATAAAAGTTTTTTTTAACTTTATTGTCCATATTTCGCAAATGCATCGTAAAAAATTATGCTCAATCCATATAAATATTTAATTTTGCACGGACTGACTAAAACCAAAACATTCTTGATTCTTTCATAAACAGCTCGTTTTGTTTGTGTTCCTTAAAAGTTGTTTAATTTGGTTGTAGTTATATCTAAAGTTTAATAGCAATACCATTTATAATAGATGAAGGATTTATTTGAAAAGATTTATAAAGACAAAGGACCACTAGGAAAGTGGGCGTCTCAGGCTGAAGGTTATTTTGTATTCCCAAAATTGGAAGGCGAAATTTCTAATAGAATGAAGTTTCAAGGAAAAGACGTAATCACATGGAGTATTAATGACTACTTAGGTTTAGCCAATCATCCAGAAGTTCGTAAAGTAGATGCAGAAGCAGCTGCACAATATGGTTCTGCATACCCAATGGGAGCAAGAATGATGTCTGGTCATACAGATTTACACGAACAACTTCAAAATGAGTTAGCATCTTTCGTAAGTAAAGAAGCGGCTTATTTATTAAACTTTGGATACCAAGGTATGGTATCTACCATTGATGCTTTAGTTTCTAAAGATGATATTATTGTTTACGATGTAGATGCTCACGCTTGTATTATTGATGGTGTGCGTTTACACATGGGTAAGCGTTTTACTTATAAACATAATGACATTGAAAGTTTAGAGAAAAACTTGGAGCGTGCTACTAAAATGGCAGAGCAAACTGGAGGAGGAATTTTAGTGATTTCTGAAGGTGTTTTTGGAATGCGTGGAGAGCAAGGACGTTTAAAAGAAATAGTTGAGCTTAAAAAGAAATTTACTTTCAGATTATTTGTTGATGATGCACACGGTTTTGGAACTTTGGGAGCAACAGGAGCAGGAGCTGGAGAAGAGCAAGGCGTGCAAGATGATATTGATGTATATTTTGCAACTTTCGCTAAGTCTTTAGCCAGTACAGGAGCTTTTATAGCGGGTGATAAAGAAATAATTGATTATTTAAAATATAATTTACGTTCTCAAATGTTTGCAAAATCTTTGCAAATGCAATTAGTTGCTGGAGCTCTTAAGCGTTTAGATATGCTTAGAACTATGCCAGAACTTAAAGCTAAACTTTGGGAAAACGTAAACGCATTACAATCTGGATTAAAAGAGCGTGGTTTTGATATTGGTACAACGCAAAGTTGTGTAACACCGGTATACTTAAAAGGATCTATTCCTGAGGCTATGGCTTTAGTAAAAGATTTACGTGAAAATCATGGTATTTTCTGTTCTATAGTTGTGTATCCTGTAATTCCAAAAGGATTAATTTTATTAAGATTAATTCCTACAGCATCACATACGTTAGAAGATGTTTCTGAAACTTTAAATGCATTTGATGTTATTAGAGAGCGTTTAGAAAATGGAACTTACAAACGGTTATCTGCTTCTGTTATGGCGGCAATGGGCGAGTAATAGTTCAATAAAATATAGTATAAAAAAAACCGATTCAATTTTAATTGAATCGGATTTTTTAGTTTTAATAAGAAGCTAAACTTTATAGTAGTTTCTTGTACGTTTTTCTTCTTTTGTAAACTACAGGATCAAAATGTTTCCATATTTGATGTATAGCGTGGTTATCTTCTAGCTCTGGAGTTCTAAAGCACGTTTGGATACCTTTTTCTTTAAAAGTCTCGTAATATTCATTGAAAATCACAGCATGCACACCTTTGTTTTGGTAGTCTGGATGAATTCCTATTAAATAGAAAATAACATCTTTACTATTCTTTTTAGCATTCAAAATATGTCTGAAACCAAAAGGAAATAACTTACCATTCATCTTTTTTAAAGCAGTAGTAAATGCAGGCATTACAATAGCAAAACCAACTAATTCATCATTTTTATCTACAACAAATTTAATATATTCTGGATTTACAAAACTTATAAACTTCTTTTTAAAATAAGCTTTTTGAATATCGTTAATTGCCACAAATGATGATAATGAAGCATAGCTCGCATTAAATAAATCAAACATTTTGTCAACATAAGGCATCACTTCACTTGTTTTAGTGAATTTTAAGGCTTTTAGTTGGTAGCGTCTTTTTATAAGCTCTTGTGCTTTTTTAAAAAATTCAGGTTTTACATTTTCAAAAGGAAAACGACTTTCAGAATAAGATTTTTCAATCTCATAGCCGGCAGCTTCGTAATGTTTTACATAATAAGCGTGGTTGTACCAAGTTACCATGGGAGCAGTACTGTCAAAACCTTCCGTCATTACACCAACCTTATCTAAGTTAGAGAACCCAACAGGACCTTCAGTGTGTTCTAGATTTTTGCTTTTTCCTATTTCGGCAACCTTACCAAGTAATATTTTAGAAACTTCTAAATCGTCTATAAAATCGAACCAACCAAAACGCATTTTCTTAATATTTTGGTCTTCTATTTCTAGATTATTAGTAATCGCAGCTATTCGGCCAACAATAGCATTGTTCTTATAGGCTAAAAATAACTGAGCTTCGGCATCTTTGAAAACAGGGTTTTCGTTTTTGTTAAAAGTGTTCATCTCCTGACTAATAATAGGAGGTGTCCAGTATTCGCAGTCTTTATAAAGCGTGAAAGGGAATTTAACAAATGCCTTTAAATCTTTTTTATTTTTTACTTCTTTTAGTGTAATCATATACTTGTTATGATAAATTTATCAGATTAATCTTCAAAATCTATAGCGTCTCGTTTTGGTTTTTTTGTACTTTCTTTTGCGTCTTTTTTACTGCCTTTTTTCTTTTTCTTTCCTGAGCGTTTAGAAGCATCTTCAATGGTATTTCCATTGTCAATTTCTTTATCTTTATGGAAATCTAATCGGTAAGACATTCCGAAGTTTACGCTAAATACAGATGGCGTATCCTTTGTATTAAAAGTTAAAGCGGTGTCTAACTGAAAATCTTTACCCCATAAATAAGCGCCACCAAATCTAAACAAATTATCGGCGTAATAATCACTTTGAATACCTTGTGTTTCTCCGAAAACAACCCATTGTGGACTGAAAGAATGCGTTAAGGTTAATATATATGTAAAGTCAGATTGGTCTGTTCCTATGCGGTCTTTTATTAAATTCATTACAAGAACCCAACCTCCAGAAAAGTTGTTTTGTGTAGCAATCATTACTTTAGGGCTAACACCTTCTATAGCATCGGCAGTATATGGATTATCTGGTGTATCAAAATTTGCACCAGCATAAACTGCTATGGCAGGAATTAACGATTTCCATTTAAAAGTGTGGTTTGCTTTCCAACTATAAAGGTTCGGTTTATCGTCTTCTGCGTTTTTGTATGGATCGTAAACTAAATATTTAGCTCCAAGAGTTAAATATTTAAAATTAGAACGACGGTCTTTGTTATCTAAATTTGAAAAATACGATTTGTTGTCACTTTGGTAGTTTCCTTCAAAGTTTAATTCTAATTGTTCCCATAATAACCCGTAACGTACAGCAAAATCGGCACCAAAGCCTGAAACTTTGTAGCCTATGGCCGGCGTGCGTTCTTCTTCAATAATATAGGGTCCAACTTCAAATTGCGCTACATTGGTTCCTACAGAAAAGGCACTACGAGAAACACCAGGTCTGTTAGAGTTTATAACATCAGTATATTGGCAGAATGCTTGAGTTGAAAAAAATGTGAGTAGGAGAATTAAAATCGATTTGATAGCTTTCATAGTTGAAATTTTTAACGCATTGTGCACACGCGTAGATTTTATAATTTTAAGTACTAATGATTAAGGGTTTTCAAATATAGATATTTTATATATTTTTTATCATTTTTCAATGTTTTTTAAACGTATAGAATTGTATTTTTGTTGTTAGTTTTAATCAAAAGTTTCACTTATGGGTTTATTAAGAACCATATTTATAATTGTTTTAGTCTATTATTTATTTAAAGTGCTTTCTAGAATATTTGCACCGCTCTTAATGAAGTTTGCCGTAAAAAAAGCAGAAGAACGCTTTGGAGGTCAGTTTCAAAAACAACAACAAGAGCCTGTTAATAAAGAAGGAGAAGTGACTATTGATAAAATCCCGAATACCCGAACGTCTAATAAAGATGTTGGCGATTACGTAGATTACGAAGAAGTGGATTAAGGTTTTATCCTTTTTTTATTTCCGCGAAAGCGTAAAATTCTTAAAATTTAAGATAAACTTCGATGCTAAGAAAATAATAACTAATGTTCACATTCATTGTTTTAAACTACTTTCATGCAATTTTCAATTAAAAGTATACTGCCACACATCTTAGTTATTCTAGGATTTGTAATATTATCATTGGCTTATTTTAGCCCAGTTTTACAAGGAAAAGAAATTTATCAAAGCGATATTGTTCAGTTTATTGGCATGAGCAAGCAACAGAAGGATTTTAAAGTTGAAACTGGAGAGGAAACCTATTGGACTAATGGGGCTTTTGCAGGGATGCCAACTTACCAATTGGGAGCGAGATACCCGCATAATTACATTAAAAAAATTGATGCTGTACTGCGTTTTTTACCTCGTCCAGCCGATTATTTGTTTTTATATTTAATGAGTTTTTATGTATTGCTTTTAGTGTTAAATGTGGATTACAAGCTTGCAGCGTTAGGAGCTTTAGCCTTTGGGTTTTCAACTTATTTAATTATAATTTTAGGTGTTGGGCATAACAGTAAGGCACATGCTATTGCATACATGCCTTTGGTATTGAGCGGTATTATACTCACTTTTAGGCGAAAATACATAGCTGGGTTTTTACTCA
The window above is part of the Algibacter sp. L3A6 genome. Proteins encoded here:
- a CDS encoding aminotransferase class I/II-fold pyridoxal phosphate-dependent enzyme, whose protein sequence is MKDLFEKIYKDKGPLGKWASQAEGYFVFPKLEGEISNRMKFQGKDVITWSINDYLGLANHPEVRKVDAEAAAQYGSAYPMGARMMSGHTDLHEQLQNELASFVSKEAAYLLNFGYQGMVSTIDALVSKDDIIVYDVDAHACIIDGVRLHMGKRFTYKHNDIESLEKNLERATKMAEQTGGGILVISEGVFGMRGEQGRLKEIVELKKKFTFRLFVDDAHGFGTLGATGAGAGEEQGVQDDIDVYFATFAKSLASTGAFIAGDKEIIDYLKYNLRSQMFAKSLQMQLVAGALKRLDMLRTMPELKAKLWENVNALQSGLKERGFDIGTTQSCVTPVYLKGSIPEAMALVKDLRENHGIFCSIVVYPVIPKGLILLRLIPTASHTLEDVSETLNAFDVIRERLENGTYKRLSASVMAAMGE
- a CDS encoding GNAT family N-acetyltransferase; the encoded protein is MITLKEVKNKKDLKAFVKFPFTLYKDCEYWTPPIISQEMNTFNKNENPVFKDAEAQLFLAYKNNAIVGRIAAITNNLEIEDQNIKKMRFGWFDFIDDLEVSKILLGKVAEIGKSKNLEHTEGPVGFSNLDKVGVMTEGFDSTAPMVTWYNHAYYVKHYEAAGYEIEKSYSESRFPFENVKPEFFKKAQELIKRRYQLKALKFTKTSEVMPYVDKMFDLFNASYASLSSFVAINDIQKAYFKKKFISFVNPEYIKFVVDKNDELVGFAIVMPAFTTALKKMNGKLFPFGFRHILNAKKNSKDVIFYLIGIHPDYQNKGVHAVIFNEYYETFKEKGIQTCFRTPELEDNHAIHQIWKHFDPVVYKRRKTYKKLL
- a CDS encoding DUF4834 family protein translates to MGLLRTIFIIVLVYYLFKVLSRIFAPLLMKFAVKKAEERFGGQFQKQQQEPVNKEGEVTIDKIPNTRTSNKDVGDYVDYEEVD
- a CDS encoding PLP-dependent cysteine synthase family protein encodes the protein MKHRNQVFDNVLELVGNTPLVKLNRITSKFEGDFYAKVECFNPGQSSKDRIALYIIEEAEKKGILKPGDTIVETTSGNTGFSIAMVSIIKGYECVLAVSSKSSPDKIDMLRTMGAKVYVCPAHVSADDPRSYYQVAKRIHEELKGSVYINQYFNQLNIDAHYNSTGPEIWKQTEGEITHLVACSGTGGTISGTAKYLKEQNPNIKVIGVDAFGSVIKKYHETREFDEKEIYPYRIEGLGKNLIPGATDFDVIDQFVKVTDEESAHTAREIARTEGMFVGYTSGAATQAIKQLGEQGAFKKGDKIVVIYPDHGSRYMSKVYSDKWMSDQGFFDSQNEAAAESIQYIK
- a CDS encoding transporter, with the translated sequence MKAIKSILILLLTFFSTQAFCQYTDVINSNRPGVSRSAFSVGTNVAQFEVGPYIIEEERTPAIGYKVSGFGADFAVRYGLLWEQLELNFEGNYQSDNKSYFSNLDNKDRRSNFKYLTLGAKYLVYDPYKNAEDDKPNLYSWKANHTFKWKSLIPAIAVYAGANFDTPDNPYTADAIEGVSPKVMIATQNNFSGGWVLVMNLIKDRIGTDQSDFTYILTLTHSFSPQWVVFGETQGIQSDYYADNLFRFGGAYLWGKDFQLDTALTFNTKDTPSVFSVNFGMSYRLDFHKDKEIDNGNTIEDASKRSGKKKKKGSKKDAKESTKKPKRDAIDFED
- a CDS encoding S9 family peptidase gives rise to the protein MSKSINEVAIPSAKKISKTLEIHNDVRIDNYYWLNNRENPEVIEYLNAENNYTKALMAHTEDFQKDLFEEMKGRIKEDDSSLPYKLNGYWYITRYETGKDYPIYLRKKGSLNAEEEILFDCNEMAKDQSYFSLGGISISPDNKMAAFSTDTVSRRQYTVQIKNLETGNILADKILNTTGSATWANDNKTLFYTMKDAVTLRSHKIFKHKLDTDSKDDIEVYHEADETFNTFVYKTKSKKYIVIGSSSTLSSEYQILSADTPDAAFKMFQERTDDMEYSIAHYDDAFYVISNCDDATNFKLLKTSETATEKENWKDLLPHREAVLLEDIEIFKDYLVVNERENGLNNIRIISWDGSEDYYLPFNSETYTSYIGNNPDFDSDVMRYGFNSLTNPSSVMDYNFKTKTSEVKKEQEVLGGKFNKENYESKRIWATARDGVKVPISLVYKKGIKLDGTNPLLQYAYGSYGSTTDPSFSTIRLSLLNRGFVYAIAHIRGGEYLGRHWYETGKLLTKKNTFTDFIDCSKFLIEENYTSNKHLYAYGGSAGGLLMGAIINMNPELYNGVLAAVPFVDVVTTMLDDSIPLTTGEYDEWGNPNNEEYYHYMKSYSPYDNVEAKDYPNILVTTGLHDSQVQYWEPAKWVAKLRELKTDSNILLLQTDMESGHGGASGRFESLKEVALEYAFLLDLEGIKR